The Carnobacterium divergens genome includes a window with the following:
- a CDS encoding ImmA/IrrE family metallo-endopeptidase, whose product MTIIIEEDVNKLAKLHETCDPIRLAKLCGCNILYSDLDADTWGFTVNNNRCNTIVVNQHLKKELQKFTIAHELGHVRLHKGISTPFLKKVARGSFIPAIEKEANMYAFSILCKNVNNINTMTKYQILDCLGLSYDMERFL is encoded by the coding sequence ATGACCATTATTATAGAAGAAGACGTCAATAAGTTGGCCAAACTTCATGAAACATGCGATCCTATAAGACTTGCTAAACTATGTGGATGTAACATTCTTTATTCTGATTTAGATGCTGACACTTGGGGTTTTACAGTAAATAATAATCGTTGCAACACAATAGTTGTAAATCAACATTTAAAAAAAGAATTACAAAAGTTCACTATTGCACATGAATTAGGACATGTTAGACTCCACAAAGGTATTTCAACCCCCTTCTTAAAAAAGGTTGCTCGTGGCAGTTTTATTCCTGCTATTGAAAAAGAAGCTAATATGTATGCTTTTAGTATTCTGTGCAAAAATGTAAACAATATTAATACAATGACGAAATATCAAATACTAGATTGTTTAGGTCTTTCCTATGATATGGAAAGATTTTTATAA